The Pseudoalteromonas spongiae UST010723-006 genome window below encodes:
- a CDS encoding HDOD domain-containing protein, with product MATRQASPQEQVSDLPILPTILVELLSIPLDDKDYFNKIEKLAERDPPLALKIIQLSNTAKQAAIKPIRSIKDAIVRMGTKEVFNLINLVALTKVFVPTSQFEKQLWRQSLISAELLKTTYDVLLRSVITADMAYLVGLLHDIDITLNHKLYAKYFESLDDLTWYLPKPYEKHRIAYLQRQHAFNGAKICKTWHIPSPIPEIIYFHHHDNLPDKFKQFMPLLETIRRVQFCDLTTQIYFTHQALELDVLNELIASNEILLSWQNQHANFAQLLNQLPTAISLAEEKYRLLAI from the coding sequence ATGGCAACACGCCAAGCATCACCACAAGAACAGGTATCCGATTTGCCAATATTACCGACAATATTGGTCGAGTTGTTGAGCATTCCGCTTGATGATAAAGATTACTTCAACAAAATTGAAAAACTCGCAGAGCGCGATCCGCCCCTTGCCCTCAAAATAATTCAACTTAGCAACACCGCCAAACAAGCCGCTATTAAACCCATTCGCAGTATTAAAGATGCGATTGTACGCATGGGCACAAAAGAGGTATTTAACTTAATAAACTTAGTGGCACTGACCAAGGTATTTGTGCCCACCAGTCAATTTGAAAAACAATTGTGGCGTCAATCGTTAATCTCAGCGGAATTACTAAAAACCACCTATGACGTACTGTTACGCAGCGTGATCACCGCTGATATGGCTTACTTAGTTGGTTTATTACACGATATAGACATCACATTAAACCACAAACTGTATGCCAAGTACTTTGAATCGCTTGACGATTTAACCTGGTATTTACCAAAGCCCTATGAAAAGCACCGTATCGCTTATTTACAGCGTCAACACGCGTTTAATGGCGCAAAAATTTGTAAAACATGGCATATCCCAAGCCCTATTCCCGAGATAATTTACTTCCATCACCACGATAACCTGCCCGATAAATTTAAACAGTTTATGCCTTTGTTAGAGACAATTCGCCGAGTGCAGTTTTGCGATTTAACGACCCAAATTTATTTCACGCATCAGGCACTTGAGCTTGATGTATTAAATGAGTTAATCGCGAGCAATGAAATTCTACTTAGTTGGCAAAACCAGCACGCTAACTTTGCGCAATTGCTAAACCAACTGCCAACAGCCATATCGCTTGCTGAAGAAAAGTACCGTTTACTGGCCATTTAA